One genomic window of uncultured delta proteobacterium includes the following:
- the lpxA gene encoding UDP-N-acetylglucosamine acetyltransferase (Evidence 2a : Function of homologous gene experimentally demonstrated in an other organism; PubMedId : 3277952, 7481807; Product type e : enzyme): MATNIHPTALVSPKAELGENVSIGHCAVVEANVVIGDHSSVEPFASVKAYTRMGRNNTIHSYAMVGGIPQDLKFHGEESWLEMGDNNHVREFATLHRGTEGGGGVTRIGSNNLFMAYIHIAHDCQLGDRIIMSNAATLAGHVIVEDGAILGGLCAVHQFCRIGTHAFVGGMTGVGMDTPPYMLASGHRGELHGPNLVGLRRMQVSRETLAAVRSAYRTIWLSGIPRQEALEQVEKDHASVPEVLRIVAFIRASERGVLAASSKEGNAE, translated from the coding sequence GTGGCAACGAATATTCATCCCACGGCGCTGGTTTCCCCCAAGGCCGAACTCGGCGAGAACGTCAGCATCGGCCATTGCGCCGTGGTGGAAGCCAACGTCGTCATCGGCGATCATTCCAGCGTGGAGCCCTTTGCTTCGGTAAAGGCCTATACCCGCATGGGCAGGAACAACACCATCCATTCCTACGCCATGGTCGGCGGCATCCCCCAGGATTTGAAGTTCCACGGGGAGGAATCCTGGCTGGAGATGGGGGATAACAACCATGTGCGCGAGTTCGCGACCCTGCACCGCGGAACCGAGGGCGGCGGCGGCGTGACCAGAATAGGCAGCAACAACCTGTTCATGGCCTATATCCATATCGCGCACGACTGCCAGCTGGGCGACCGGATCATCATGTCCAACGCGGCCACGCTCGCGGGCCACGTTATCGTGGAAGACGGCGCCATCCTCGGCGGGCTGTGCGCGGTGCACCAGTTCTGCCGCATCGGCACGCACGCCTTTGTGGGCGGTATGACGGGGGTGGGCATGGATACGCCGCCCTATATGCTCGCGTCCGGCCACCGGGGGGAACTGCACGGTCCCAACCTTGTGGGCTTGCGTCGTATGCAGGTCTCCCGCGAGACCCTGGCCGCCGTGCGTTCGGCCTACCGCACGATCTGGCTTTCGGGCATTCCGCGCCAGGAAGCCCTTGAGCAGGTTGAAAAGGACCATGCCTCGGTTCCGGAAGTGCTGCGTATCGTCGCCTTTATCCGCGCGTCCGAGCGCGGCGTGCTGGCGGCGAGTTCCAAAGAAGGCAACGCGGAGTAA
- the fabZ gene encoding (3R)-hydroxymyristol acyl carrier protein dehydratase (Evidence 2a : Function of homologous gene experimentally demonstrated in an other organism; PubMedId : 789345, 8910376; Product type e : enzyme) has product MSTEAVVSENALTMNIKEILSCLPHRYPFLLVDRVVSCVLRERIHAYKNVSMNEPFFQGHFPGLPVMPGVLIMEALAQAGALLVLADWPKEEIADSVFLFSGMENVKFRQPVVPGDRLDLECVLTRQKLQLWKMSGKALVDGKIAAQGELTAAVMRRGDM; this is encoded by the coding sequence ATGAGTACCGAAGCCGTGGTCAGCGAAAATGCTTTGACCATGAACATCAAAGAGATACTGAGTTGCCTGCCGCACAGGTACCCCTTTTTGCTGGTCGACAGGGTCGTTTCCTGCGTCCTGCGGGAACGCATCCACGCGTACAAGAACGTCAGCATGAACGAGCCGTTTTTCCAGGGACACTTCCCGGGCCTCCCGGTCATGCCCGGCGTGCTCATCATGGAAGCGCTGGCCCAGGCCGGGGCGCTTCTGGTTCTCGCGGACTGGCCCAAAGAGGAGATCGCGGACAGCGTCTTCCTTTTTTCCGGCATGGAGAACGTGAAGTTCCGCCAGCCGGTCGTGCCCGGCGACAGGCTTGATCTTGAATGCGTCCTGACGCGCCAGAAGCTCCAGTTGTGGAAAATGTCGGGCAAGGCCCTTGTGGACGGTAAAATCGCCGCCCAGGGCGAACTGACGGCCGCCGTGATGCGCAGAGGGGATATGTAG
- the lpxD gene encoding UDP-3-O-acylglucosamine N-acyltransferase codes for MMAFRASFIAEKLGLTLKGEDREITGINTLENAGPGDVSFLANPKYAQFLSATRAGAVIVSEEYADKVATALVSANPYFDFARAVGFFAKPQGSFSGVSEMAFIDKDARLGENVTVYPFVYIGPRASIGANCQLFPGCYVGEDCVIGDGTVLYPNAVLHAGTVLGKGCIVHAGAVLGADGFGFVRTPFGIQKIPQIGTVGVGDDVEIGANTTIDRAVLGVTSVGDSTKIDNLVQLGHNVAVGKECFIVSQVGISGSTKIGNKSTLAGQVGVAGHLTIGDNVTIGPQSGVAKDIADNVTCGGSPCVDGKTFLRTLTVMPKLPDMYKRLNQLADEVKELKTLLGKETS; via the coding sequence ATGATGGCATTCAGAGCATCGTTTATCGCGGAAAAGCTCGGGCTCACTCTCAAAGGCGAAGACCGCGAGATTACCGGCATCAATACTTTGGAAAACGCGGGACCGGGAGACGTCTCCTTCCTGGCGAACCCCAAATACGCGCAGTTCCTGTCCGCCACGCGGGCAGGAGCTGTGATCGTTTCGGAAGAATACGCGGACAAGGTGGCGACCGCTCTTGTCAGCGCCAATCCCTACTTTGATTTCGCCCGGGCCGTCGGGTTTTTCGCCAAACCCCAGGGGTCTTTTTCCGGGGTCAGCGAGATGGCGTTTATCGACAAGGACGCGCGCCTCGGTGAAAACGTCACGGTATATCCCTTTGTCTATATCGGTCCCAGGGCCAGCATAGGCGCGAACTGCCAACTGTTCCCCGGCTGCTACGTCGGGGAGGACTGCGTTATCGGGGACGGCACGGTTCTGTACCCCAACGCCGTGCTGCACGCGGGCACCGTTCTGGGCAAGGGCTGCATCGTCCATGCCGGGGCCGTGCTCGGCGCGGACGGGTTCGGCTTTGTGCGCACGCCGTTCGGCATCCAGAAAATTCCGCAAATCGGCACGGTGGGCGTGGGCGACGATGTTGAGATCGGCGCGAACACGACCATAGACCGGGCGGTTCTCGGCGTGACGAGCGTGGGCGACAGCACTAAAATCGACAACCTTGTGCAGCTCGGCCATAACGTGGCTGTGGGCAAGGAATGCTTTATCGTGTCCCAGGTCGGCATATCCGGCAGCACCAAAATCGGGAACAAATCCACCCTGGCCGGGCAGGTGGGCGTTGCCGGACACCTGACCATAGGCGACAACGTGACCATTGGCCCCCAGTCCGGCGTTGCCAAGGATATTGCGGACAACGTCACCTGCGGCGGCTCGCCCTGCGTTGACGGCAAAACCTTTTTGCGCACCCTCACGGTCATGCCTAAGCTCCCGGATATGTACAAGCGCCTGAACCAGTTGGCGGACGAGGTCAAGGAGCTGAAAACTCTTCTGGGCAAGGAGACATCATGA
- a CDS encoding Outer membrane family protein: MRKALFLAVVISLVTVISAQAAEIKIGIFNSRAVAANSEPFTAARKKIENQYMPEKKKLDAQAQGLQKQADDLQKQRSALSREALTEKSDAFMRAKRNFEDATQAYSRKVEAALIRIDQEFGARMFQAAQDYGMRAGLSVLIDTAAGGIIYNDKSVDVTDELIKEVARVYREGKPIPGQQQPK; this comes from the coding sequence ATGCGTAAAGCACTTTTCCTCGCGGTCGTTATCAGTCTTGTGACAGTTATTTCCGCCCAGGCCGCGGAAATAAAGATCGGCATATTCAACTCCCGCGCGGTGGCTGCCAACAGCGAACCGTTTACCGCGGCCCGCAAGAAAATAGAAAACCAGTACATGCCCGAAAAGAAGAAACTGGACGCCCAGGCCCAGGGGCTGCAGAAACAGGCCGACGATCTGCAAAAGCAGCGCTCCGCCCTGTCCCGGGAAGCCCTGACCGAGAAAAGCGATGCCTTCATGCGCGCCAAACGCAACTTTGAAGACGCTACCCAGGCATACAGCCGCAAGGTTGAAGCCGCCCTTATCCGCATCGACCAGGAATTCGGCGCGCGCATGTTCCAGGCCGCCCAGGACTACGGTATGCGTGCGGGCCTGTCCGTGCTCATCGATACGGCTGCCGGCGGGATCATCTATAACGACAAGTCCGTTGACGTGACCGACGAACTGATAAAGGAAGTCGCCCGCGTGTACCGCGAAGGCAAGCCCATCCCCGGTCAGCAGCAGCCGAAATAA
- a CDS encoding hypothetical protein (Evidence 5 : No homology to any previously reported sequences): MARPSQVSRLGSRLRLAVMLRQRTNFVPVTDERARSLHEIGTLPCPTASLSRDRVGVCGDRTRPAAPRLESS; encoded by the coding sequence ATGGCTCGGCCCAGTCAAGTTTCTAGACTCGGGTCGCGGCTCAGGCTGGCCGTGATGCTGCGTCAGCGCACCAATTTCGTTCCGGTCACGGACGAAAGAGCCCGCTCCCTGCACGAAATTGGCACGCTTCCTTGCCCGACGGCCAGCCTGAGCCGCGACCGGGTTGGTGTCTGTGGGGATAGGACCAGACCCGCCGCTCCACGTTTAGAGTCTTCTTAG
- a CDS encoding hypothetical protein (Evidence 5 : No homology to any previously reported sequences), with the protein MAYLLLFGVLAGIIALYVDRVRRASERNIKNLMRHVQESQQRETQRLSERTVRPYYREQSGGGT; encoded by the coding sequence ATGGCGTATCTGTTACTTTTCGGCGTTTTGGCCGGCATAATAGCGTTGTATGTGGACCGCGTGAGACGCGCGAGCGAAAGGAACATCAAGAATCTGATGCGCCATGTGCAGGAATCGCAGCAGCGGGAAACGCAGAGGCTTTCCGAGAGGACCGTCCGGCCCTACTACCGTGAACAGTCCGGCGGCGGCACCTGA
- a CDS encoding N-acetylmuramoyl-L-alanine amidase family protein (fragment), whose translation MQYIFRLFIAAFLVLAGTALFAGNVPAAQQTSPLETEYRKTADDWRTLLRNDKKAALRDPWLAVEKRFLAIAAKDTKGDTGAKAQYQAGRSREELARRSFLDGDWRQAANHYLDLGKKYPRHNLADDGLFQAAYIAAKHLDKPEEARDIARTVLEKYPKGDMVKNARELLASLPQKTAPRDSGGKGTQTPSKPAEKPAPAAAPAAPQTAPQTAPQTGGQASALARIFCRGTSKSSTVILELDGAAPFRHQFLAATAKQPARLVVDIDGVALRPEVKPSVIFSGMTASRARASVTGGKGKKGVRVVIDLGSVRHYTVDTGANPPGIYVQSSISRDLAGGRTPPSGGNGPVVQGRFSALGPGQSGTLMEQLGLTVKTIMLDAGHGGKDPGAMGNGITEKHVTLELVQMLAARLRKLGFTVLYTRQSDVFVALDQRAVLANNKKADLFISLHVNSSTDKKTNGLETYFLDLARTSSAATVAARENAVSVKNISDLQFILTDLMLTSKLQESQDLAATVHKGMFTRLTQAGFTMNDNGVRSAPFYVLMGARMPAVLVEVGYLSHAEDSRRIKNDKYLERLADGVAQGVEEYRNKLARFSGK comes from the coding sequence ATGCAATACATATTCCGCCTGTTTATCGCCGCGTTTCTTGTTCTTGCCGGTACGGCGCTTTTTGCCGGAAACGTCCCGGCAGCCCAGCAGACATCCCCCCTTGAAACCGAATACCGGAAAACGGCGGACGATTGGCGGACCCTCCTGCGCAACGACAAGAAAGCCGCGCTGCGCGACCCCTGGCTGGCCGTCGAGAAGCGGTTTCTCGCCATCGCGGCCAAGGATACCAAGGGCGATACGGGCGCCAAAGCCCAGTACCAGGCCGGGAGAAGCCGGGAAGAGCTCGCCAGGCGGTCTTTTCTCGACGGCGACTGGCGGCAGGCCGCCAACCATTACCTTGATCTCGGCAAGAAGTACCCGCGACACAACCTGGCTGACGACGGCCTGTTCCAGGCGGCCTATATCGCGGCGAAACATCTGGACAAGCCGGAGGAAGCGCGGGACATAGCCCGGACGGTTCTGGAAAAATACCCCAAGGGCGACATGGTCAAAAACGCCCGGGAACTTCTGGCTTCCCTGCCTCAGAAGACCGCGCCGAGGGATTCGGGCGGCAAAGGAACGCAGACGCCGTCCAAACCCGCGGAAAAACCCGCCCCGGCCGCCGCTCCCGCTGCCCCCCAAACCGCTCCGCAAACCGCCCCTCAAACTGGGGGTCAAGCGAGCGCACTGGCCCGCATCTTTTGCCGGGGCACCTCAAAAAGCTCCACGGTTATCCTTGAACTGGACGGCGCGGCCCCGTTCCGCCACCAGTTCCTGGCCGCTACGGCCAAGCAGCCCGCCCGGCTGGTGGTGGATATCGACGGCGTCGCCCTGCGGCCGGAGGTCAAGCCGAGCGTGATTTTCAGCGGGATGACCGCCTCGCGGGCGCGGGCTTCGGTAACGGGCGGCAAGGGCAAAAAAGGCGTGCGCGTGGTGATCGACCTCGGGAGCGTCCGCCACTACACGGTGGATACGGGTGCGAACCCGCCGGGAATTTACGTGCAGAGCAGCATTTCCCGGGATCTCGCCGGCGGCAGAACGCCCCCGTCCGGCGGCAACGGTCCGGTGGTGCAGGGCCGGTTTTCGGCGCTCGGGCCGGGCCAGTCCGGCACGCTTATGGAACAGCTGGGCCTGACGGTTAAAACCATCATGCTCGATGCCGGGCACGGCGGCAAGGACCCCGGCGCCATGGGCAACGGGATAACCGAAAAGCACGTGACGCTGGAACTTGTGCAGATGCTGGCCGCCAGGCTGCGGAAGCTGGGTTTCACCGTGCTTTACACGCGGCAGAGCGACGTTTTCGTGGCGTTGGACCAGCGCGCGGTGCTGGCCAACAACAAGAAGGCGGACCTGTTCATTTCCCTGCACGTGAACTCCAGCACGGACAAGAAAACCAACGGGCTTGAGACCTATTTCCTCGACCTTGCCCGCACCAGCAGCGCGGCAACGGTCGCCGCGCGGGAAAACGCCGTTTCCGTCAAAAACATCAGCGATTTGCAGTTCATTTTAACGGACCTCATGCTGACGTCCAAGTTGCAGGAGTCGCAGGACCTCGCGGCAACCGTGCACAAGGGGATGTTCACGCGGCTCACGCAGGCGGGGTTCACCATGAACGACAACGGCGTGCGGTCCGCGCCTTTCTATGTGCTGATGGGGGCGCGCATGCCCGCCGTGTTGGTGGAGGTGGGCTACCTCAGCCATGCCGAGGATTCGCGGCGGATCAAGAACGACAAGTATCTGGAGCGTCTGGCGGACGGCGTCGCGCAGGGCGTTGAGGAATACAGGAACAAACTGGCCCGGTTTTCCGGGAAATAG
- the bamA gene encoding Outer membrane protein assembly factor BamA: MTRWAKLAGVCMAAAVLLLSAQVGEAAQAGGKARSARAQTASQAAPQTAPQAASRAGAQEKADTAKVAILPFQINAGPEQDRLNDELPAMLEQRLTSRGIAVIPERTTVERMRRDKISSLNIETARSMASKLGATAAVYGSYSQVGNTFSIDARYVEVGEGGLVRPIFVEKNDPLELLPAVEELATRINNEMKRRELIAEVEVRGTRILDPDVVLMRVNTRKGDVLDMNAIDTEVKKIWDLGYFSDVSASVEPKPDGLHLVYTVQEKPRIESIVVEGNNDIDADDILAAMSTRTGAVLNEKLLAEDLLKIREVFRKKGYYLGTVEHRTDARQGGASAALVLTVHEGNKLYIKDVRVEGVKQLSEGDVKGELFLKERGWLSWITGTGVLQEEMLDRDAAAIGQYYMNNGFLDIAVGAAKVDYEEDGIVITFPINEGERYRVGEVVYEGDLIDTDEAFRKVTALDDIAEEGGWFSLAKMQDDVKRLTDFYSEYGYAFAEVTPLPKKRVDEPGVVDVHYQTSKKQKVYIRRAIIEGNTRTRDNVILRELRLSDGDLFVGSKLKRSIQRLNRLDYFEVAEAELVPTGKDEEVDLEIKIKEKSTGAISAGFGYSTYSAFGVSGTIQEKNLWGKGYTTGIQGYLSDRYTAYSAFFSNPRINDTNLSMAVEFYNTEQDFYDYEKDTTGGTIRFGYPLGEYTSVGLGYRLDQYRLYDFDEDASEIIKRYDGRRWSSVLTAGIVRNTTDRHQPTTGTINRLALEYGGGFMGGDDDFLKLIAEHHTYYQLRQNHVLHMRLKGAAVFKNGSEEIPVFERFWMGGMETIRGYASRDIVPRDPKTNDRIGGTRMAFGNFEYIWTIAPEMGVNIVPFFDIGVNIDTDNSYNWDDEILRSFGLELRWRSPMGDLRFAYGIPLDEDRKGNRDSGRFEFSMGQFF, encoded by the coding sequence ATGACCAGATGGGCTAAATTGGCAGGCGTATGCATGGCGGCAGCTGTTCTTCTTCTTTCCGCCCAGGTGGGGGAAGCGGCTCAGGCGGGCGGAAAAGCCCGGAGCGCCCGGGCCCAGACAGCTTCCCAGGCGGCTCCCCAAACGGCTCCCCAAGCCGCTTCCCGGGCGGGCGCGCAGGAAAAGGCCGATACCGCGAAGGTGGCCATCCTGCCGTTCCAGATCAACGCGGGGCCCGAACAGGACCGGCTTAACGACGAACTGCCCGCCATGCTCGAGCAGCGCCTTACCAGCCGGGGCATTGCCGTTATCCCGGAGCGTACGACCGTGGAGCGCATGCGCCGCGACAAAATTTCCTCCCTGAACATTGAAACGGCCCGGTCCATGGCGTCCAAACTCGGCGCGACGGCCGCGGTTTACGGCAGCTACAGCCAGGTCGGGAACACGTTCAGCATCGACGCCCGGTACGTGGAAGTCGGCGAAGGGGGCCTTGTCCGCCCCATTTTCGTGGAAAAGAACGACCCCCTCGAGCTCTTGCCCGCCGTGGAAGAGCTGGCCACCCGCATCAACAACGAAATGAAACGCCGCGAACTGATCGCGGAAGTTGAGGTGCGCGGTACCCGCATACTCGATCCGGACGTGGTGCTCATGCGCGTCAACACGCGCAAGGGCGACGTGTTGGATATGAACGCCATTGATACCGAGGTCAAAAAAATTTGGGATCTCGGCTACTTCAGTGACGTTTCCGCCTCGGTCGAACCCAAGCCTGACGGGCTGCATCTCGTGTATACCGTGCAGGAAAAGCCGCGCATCGAATCCATCGTCGTCGAAGGCAACAACGACATCGACGCCGACGATATCCTGGCGGCCATGAGCACCAGGACAGGCGCGGTCCTCAACGAAAAGCTCCTGGCCGAAGACCTGCTCAAAATCCGCGAAGTGTTCCGCAAGAAAGGGTACTACCTCGGAACCGTGGAACACAGGACCGACGCCCGCCAGGGCGGAGCCTCGGCGGCTCTTGTGCTGACCGTGCACGAAGGCAACAAACTCTACATCAAGGACGTGCGCGTCGAAGGCGTGAAGCAGCTTTCCGAGGGCGACGTCAAGGGCGAACTGTTCCTGAAGGAACGGGGCTGGCTCTCCTGGATCACCGGCACCGGCGTTCTGCAGGAGGAAATGCTCGACCGCGACGCCGCCGCCATCGGCCAGTATTACATGAACAACGGGTTCCTGGATATCGCGGTGGGCGCGGCCAAGGTGGACTACGAGGAAGACGGCATCGTCATCACCTTCCCCATCAACGAAGGGGAGCGGTACCGCGTGGGCGAAGTGGTTTACGAGGGCGACCTCATCGATACGGACGAAGCCTTCCGGAAAGTGACCGCTCTTGACGACATAGCCGAAGAGGGCGGCTGGTTCAGCCTTGCGAAAATGCAGGACGACGTGAAGCGTCTGACGGATTTTTACTCGGAATACGGCTACGCCTTTGCCGAGGTGACCCCGTTGCCCAAAAAGCGCGTGGACGAGCCGGGCGTCGTGGACGTGCACTACCAGACCAGCAAGAAGCAGAAGGTGTATATCCGCCGCGCCATTATCGAGGGCAACACCAGAACGCGCGACAACGTCATCCTGCGCGAGCTCAGGCTTTCCGACGGCGACCTGTTCGTGGGCTCCAAGCTCAAGCGCAGTATCCAGCGCCTGAACCGCCTGGACTACTTTGAAGTGGCGGAAGCCGAACTTGTCCCGACGGGCAAGGATGAGGAAGTCGACCTCGAGATCAAGATCAAGGAAAAGAGCACCGGCGCCATCTCGGCCGGGTTCGGGTACTCCACGTATTCCGCGTTCGGGGTTTCCGGCACGATCCAGGAAAAGAACCTGTGGGGCAAAGGCTATACCACGGGCATCCAGGGGTACCTGTCCGACCGGTACACGGCTTACAGCGCCTTCTTCAGCAACCCCCGCATCAACGACACCAACCTTTCCATGGCCGTTGAGTTCTACAACACGGAACAGGACTTCTACGACTACGAAAAAGATACTACCGGCGGCACGATCCGCTTCGGGTATCCCCTCGGCGAATACACCTCGGTGGGGCTCGGGTACCGCCTCGACCAGTACCGGCTGTACGATTTTGACGAAGACGCCTCCGAAATCATCAAGCGGTACGACGGCCGCCGCTGGTCCTCGGTGCTTACCGCGGGCATCGTCCGCAACACCACGGACCGCCATCAGCCCACCACCGGCACCATCAACCGGCTGGCCTTGGAATACGGCGGCGGGTTCATGGGCGGGGATGACGATTTCCTGAAGCTCATCGCCGAGCACCATACCTATTACCAGCTGCGCCAGAACCACGTTCTGCATATGCGCCTCAAGGGAGCGGCCGTATTCAAGAACGGGTCGGAAGAAATTCCGGTGTTCGAACGGTTCTGGATGGGCGGCATGGAGACGATCCGCGGCTATGCCTCGCGCGATATCGTGCCGCGCGATCCCAAGACCAACGACCGTATCGGCGGCACGCGCATGGCGTTCGGCAACTTTGAATACATCTGGACCATCGCGCCGGAAATGGGCGTGAACATCGTGCCGTTCTTCGATATCGGCGTGAACATCGACACGGACAATTCGTACAACTGGGATGACGAAATTCTCCGCTCGTTCGGCCTGGAACTGCGGTGGCGGTCCCCCATGGGCGACCTGCGCTTCGCCTACGGCATCCCGCTTGACGAAGACCGTAAGGGCAACCGCGATAGCGGGCGCTTCGAGTTCTCCATGGGTCAGTTCTTCTAG
- the lolD gene encoding outer membrane-specific lipoprotein transporter subunit; ATP-binding component of ABC superfamily (Evidence 2a : Function of homologous gene experimentally demonstrated in an other organism; PubMedId : 10783239; Product type t : transporter), whose product MTPHLYRFDGVCKEYQGPGEILTVLDNVSLAIGHGESIAVVGASGAGKSTFLHLLGTLDTPTRGTVYFEDRDVTAMSPDEKADLRNKSIGFVFQFHHLLPEFSTLENVAMQAVIGGMGREAAFALAADALKSVGLQGKEKQSVTTLSGGERQRAAIARAILAKPRVLLADEPTGNLDEKTGAGVAELLLTLNRDLGMAMVVVTHNRDIAGLMERRLELRSGDLYDQMG is encoded by the coding sequence ATGACGCCCCATCTGTACCGTTTTGACGGCGTGTGCAAGGAGTACCAGGGACCGGGAGAAATCCTGACGGTTCTGGACAATGTCTCGCTCGCCATCGGCCATGGCGAATCCATCGCCGTGGTGGGCGCGTCCGGCGCGGGAAAATCCACGTTCTTGCATCTGCTCGGCACTCTTGATACTCCTACCCGTGGAACAGTCTATTTCGAAGACCGGGACGTGACCGCCATGAGCCCGGACGAAAAGGCGGATTTACGGAACAAATCCATAGGGTTCGTCTTCCAGTTCCACCATCTCCTGCCGGAGTTCTCCACGTTGGAGAACGTGGCCATGCAGGCCGTCATCGGCGGCATGGGGCGGGAAGCGGCGTTCGCCCTCGCGGCGGATGCCTTGAAATCCGTCGGATTGCAGGGCAAGGAAAAGCAGAGCGTGACGACCCTTTCCGGGGGTGAGCGGCAGCGCGCGGCCATTGCGCGGGCCATTTTGGCAAAGCCCCGCGTGCTGCTGGCGGACGAGCCCACCGGAAACCTTGACGAAAAAACGGGCGCCGGCGTAGCCGAACTCCTGTTAACCCTTAACCGGGACCTTGGCATGGCCATGGTCGTGGTAACCCACAACCGGGATATCGCCGGCCTCATGGAACGGCGCCTGGAACTACGATCCGGAGACCTCTATGACCAGATGGGCTAA
- a CDS encoding Lipoprotein releasing system, transmembrane protein, LolC/E family, with the protein MRFELFVALRYLLGRRTQAFISVISLISTTGVAIGVAALIIVTGVINGFTTDLRDKIVGVNAHAMVLSATNIMPQQTGSDQFEYGTDSLESIMNRVRAVPEVTGVMPFIYSELMISGPRGIKGLILRGVDPATAKNVLHGIVTRITKGDFADIAPETGLPGIIIGKELAARIGATVGSRVNLLAPTAQKGTAGFTPRVKSVKVAAIFSTGMYEYDSSLGVVSLELARDLLGRPEGDWVTGLELTVTDVYKADRIAEQVGMDLGPPYYVRNWMEMNASLFAALKLEKIGMAIMVTLIILVASFSIVTALVMLVMEKTRDIAILMSMGATRQAVRRIFMYQGLVIGVVGTAAGFILGLSICWLLKKYQFIKLPPGVYSLDYLPILLQWSDLALVAAGSVLMCYLATLYPANRAASLEPVEALRYE; encoded by the coding sequence TTGCGTTTCGAACTGTTTGTCGCACTACGATACCTTTTGGGCCGGCGCACGCAGGCCTTTATTTCCGTCATTTCGCTTATTTCGACGACGGGCGTGGCCATTGGCGTGGCCGCGCTCATCATCGTCACGGGCGTTATCAACGGGTTCACCACGGACTTGCGGGACAAGATCGTGGGCGTGAACGCGCACGCCATGGTGTTGTCCGCCACCAACATCATGCCCCAGCAGACGGGCTCGGACCAGTTCGAGTACGGGACGGACAGCCTGGAGAGCATCATGAACCGCGTGCGGGCCGTGCCCGAGGTCACCGGGGTCATGCCGTTCATTTATTCGGAACTGATGATTTCCGGCCCCAGGGGCATCAAGGGGCTTATTCTGCGCGGGGTTGATCCCGCGACCGCCAAGAACGTGCTGCACGGGATCGTGACGCGGATCACCAAGGGCGATTTCGCGGACATCGCGCCGGAAACCGGCCTGCCGGGCATTATCATCGGCAAGGAACTGGCCGCGCGGATCGGCGCGACCGTCGGCTCGCGGGTCAATCTGCTCGCGCCCACGGCCCAGAAAGGGACTGCCGGGTTCACCCCGCGCGTGAAAAGCGTCAAGGTGGCGGCCATTTTTTCCACCGGCATGTACGAGTATGACTCCTCCCTGGGGGTCGTGTCCCTGGAACTGGCCCGCGATCTTCTGGGCCGCCCGGAGGGCGACTGGGTGACCGGGCTGGAACTGACCGTGACGGACGTCTACAAGGCGGACAGAATCGCGGAACAGGTGGGCATGGACCTCGGCCCGCCCTATTACGTGCGCAACTGGATGGAAATGAACGCCAGCCTGTTCGCGGCGCTGAAACTGGAAAAAATCGGCATGGCCATCATGGTCACGCTGATTATCCTGGTGGCCTCGTTCTCCATTGTCACGGCGCTGGTTATGTTGGTCATGGAGAAAACCAGGGATATCGCCATCCTTATGTCCATGGGTGCCACGCGCCAGGCCGTGCGCCGCATTTTCATGTACCAGGGGCTGGTCATCGGCGTGGTGGGCACGGCGGCGGGATTCATTCTGGGGCTGAGCATCTGCTGGCTGCTCAAGAAATACCAGTTCATCAAACTGCCGCCGGGCGTGTATTCGCTGGATTATCTGCCCATTCTTTTGCAATGGAGCGATCTGGCGCTGGTCGCGGCCGGCTCCGTTCTGATGTGCTATCTCGCGACGCTGTACCCCGCCAACCGGGCGGCGTCGCTTGAACCCGTCGAAGCGTTGAGGTACGAGTAA